One Cryptomeria japonica chromosome 9, Sugi_1.0, whole genome shotgun sequence genomic window carries:
- the LOC131062782 gene encoding cyclin-dependent protein kinase inhibitor SMR6 → MSADRISAAAVENSETSMDRISATARETKKRKADGENVGMNFTPGLKPIITVASPSKPILLLCTENSNFEFLDSNYNVEGNEECHTPKGEEYQLPKILSCPPAPRKPRPTSKKSKSQDYFIVSRRELSSLFNLSNPKKVSGESLDRILDILEKI, encoded by the coding sequence ATGTCTGCGGATCGAATCTCTGCAGCAGCAGTAGAGAATTCTGAGACGTCCATGGATCGAATCTCGGCAACAGCTAGAGAGACCAAGAAGAGGAAGGCTGATGGGGAGAATGTGGGCATGAATTTTACTCCTGGATTGAAACCCATTATTACTGTTGCTTCTCCTTCCAAACCCATATTATTGTTATGTACAGAGAATTCTAATTTTGAGTTCCTGGATAGTAATTATAATGTGGAAGGAAATGAAGAATGTCATACGCCCAAGGGTGAGGAATATCAATTGCCCAAAATTTTATCTTGTCCTCCTGCTCCAAGGAAGCCCAGACCCacatcaaagaaaagcaaatctCAGGATTATTTCATTGTTAGTCGGCGTGAATTGAGCTCTCTCTTCAATCTCTCGAACCCTAAAAAAGTTTCAGGTGAAAGCCTTGACAGAATTCTTGATATATTGGAAAAGATATAA